One Manihot esculenta cultivar AM560-2 chromosome 6, M.esculenta_v8, whole genome shotgun sequence DNA segment encodes these proteins:
- the LOC110617876 gene encoding uncharacterized mitochondrial protein AtMg00810-like, which translates to MGDCKGISTPATSKDKMSAIQSRLMSDPTLYRSIVGGLQYLSLTRPEVCYSVHKVSQFLHAPTEDNWYSVKRILRYLKHTVGHGLYISKSANTDLNIYTDADWASDIDDCKSTIGYAIFMGTNLISWNSKKQQTVARSSTEAEYRAIGLAVTELTWIQLMLRDITFHSTKTPNLWCDNIGATYL; encoded by the coding sequence ATGGGAGACTGCAAGGGAATTTCCACACCAGCAACTTCAAAAGATAAGATGTCTGCTATACAAAGCCGCCTAATGAGTGATCCCACGTTATATCGGAGTATAGTAGGTGGATTGCAATACTTGAGTTTAACCCGACCCGAGGTCTGTTATTCAGTTCACAAGGTTTCTCAATTTCTTCATGCACCTACTGAGGATAATTGGTATTCGGTTAAGCGTATATTGAGGTATCTCAAGCACACTGTTGGTCATGGTCTTTACATCTCCAAATCGGCAAACACAGATTTGAATATATAtactgatgctgattgggcgagTGACATTGATGATTGCAAGTCTACCATAGGTTATGCTATTTTCATGGGCACAAATCTCATATCTTGGAATTCCAAGAAACAACAAACAGTTGCTCGTTCATCAACAGAGGCTGAATATCGAGCTATTGGTCTTGCTGTCACTGAATTAACTTGGATTCAGTTAATGTTGCGTGACATTACTTTCCATTCCACCAAAACTCCCaacttgtggtgtgataatattGGCGCAAcatatctgtaa